In Rutidosis leptorrhynchoides isolate AG116_Rl617_1_P2 chromosome 2, CSIRO_AGI_Rlap_v1, whole genome shotgun sequence, one genomic interval encodes:
- the LOC139890694 gene encoding glucan endo-1,3-beta-glucosidase 6-like, whose amino-acid sequence MGFAKNFQVCLLSVILIPFMCWMESVNGIGANWGTQSSHPLKPETVVKMLTDNGIQKVKLFDADYGALKALGNSKIEVMVGIPNDMLATMASNMKAANKWVATNVSDHINKNNVNIRYVAVGNEPFLSTYNGTFLNTTLPALANIQAALVKAGLATKVKVTVPQNADVYESSTGVPSGGDFRADIHDYMVQLTKFLNDNGSPFTVNIYPFISLYLSPDFPVDYAFFDGKATHLPDGGTTYTNMFDANYDTLVWSLQRNDFTNMGIIVGEIGWPTDGDRNANIDYAQRFMQGFMTHIAGNSGTPMRTGPIDAYLFSLIDEDDKSIQPGNFERHWGVFQYDGQPKYKLNLGTTNAGALIPASNVKYLQRKWCVMKDSASLDDPSIAQSVSYACALGDCTSLGFGTSCGNLDARGNVSYAFNSYYQKNDQADEACKFPNVSAVTKQDPSTGTCRFEIMIEPYFSGADRLTRLIGSLVASFVMFLFLVL is encoded by the exons ATGGGGTTTGCAAAGAATTTTCAAGTTTGTTTGCTATCAGTAATCTTAATTCCATTCATGTGTTGGATGGAATCAGTAAATGGAATTGGGGCTAATTGGGGTACACAATCATCTCACCCACTTAAACCGGAAACAGTGGTGAAGATGCTGACTGATAATGGAATTCAAAAAGTGAAGCTGTTTGATGCTGATTATGGTGCATTAAAAGCTTTGGGTAATTCTAAAATTGAAGTTATGGTTGGTATTCCTAATGATATGCTTGCTACTATGGCAAGTAACATGAAAGCTGCTAATAAATGGGTTGCAACAAATGTTTCTGATCATatcaataaaaataatgttaatatcag GTATGTTGCAGTTGGGAACGAACCATTTTTATCAACTTATAACGGGACTTTTCTGAACACAACTTTACCAGCTCTCGCAAACATCCAAGCTGCACTTGTGAAAGCCGGACTCGCTACAAAAGTTAAAGTCACGGTCCCACAAAATGCAGACGTCTACGAAAGCTCAACAGGGGTCCCTTCGGGTGGTGATTTCAGAGCCGATATTCATGATTACATGGTCCAGTTAACCAAATTCTTGAACGATAACGGGTCCCCCTTCACAGTCAATATTTACCCCTTCATAAGCCTTTATCTCAGCCCCGATTTCCCAGTTGATTACGCTTTCTTTGACGGTAAAGCAACTCACCTACCCGATGGCGGGACCACGTACACGAACATGTTTGATGCTAACTATGATACCCTAGTGTGGTCCCTACAGAGGAACGATTTCACGAATATGGGAATCATAGTAGGAGAAATTGGATGGCCTACTGATGGAGACCGAAACGCTAATATTGACTATGCTCAAAGGTTTATGCAAGGTTTCATGACTCATATAGCTGGTAATAGTGGGACCCCGATGAGAACCGGCCCGATTGACGCTTATTTATTTAGTTTGATCGATGAAGATGATAAAAGTATTCAACCGGGAAACTTTGAAAGACATTGGGGAGTGTTTCAGTACGATGGTCAACCGAAATATAAATTAAACCTTGGAACAACTAATGCCGGAGCTTTGATTCCGGCTAGTAACGTAAAATATTTACAACGTAAATGGTGTGTGATGAAAGATTCGGCTAGTCTTGATGACCCGTCGATTGCACAGTCGGTTAGCTACGCTTGTGCGTTAGGAGATTGTACGAGCCTCGGTTTTGGAACTTCGTGTGGTAATTTAGATGCACGAGGGAATGTTTCGTATGCTTTTAATAGTTATTACCAAAAGAATGACCAGGCTGATGAAGCGTGCAAGTTTCCAAATGTTTCTGCAGTCACTAAACAAGATCCTTCCACTGGGACGTGCCGGTTTGAGATTATGATCGAGCCATATTTTTCTGGTGCAGATCGGTTAACCAGGTTGATTGGGAGCTTAGTTGCGTCATTTGTCATGTTTTTGTTCTTGGTCCTTTAA